DNA from Equus asinus isolate D_3611 breed Donkey chromosome 22, EquAss-T2T_v2, whole genome shotgun sequence:
GCGCACGAGTCTCCTCAAACCCCTTAAACGTCCTCCCACGGGTCTCCGGCTCGCCGTCCGGTCTGCTCGTCctggtttctctctttcctgctgcTTCAGGGGTCTCGGGGGGACCCGTGGGTGGgatgctctgctctgctctggggCCCCAGCATTGGAGAGATGCCCCGCGGCAGAGGGGTTCCAGCCCCGGGTGGCGCGCGGCGGCCGGCGGCCCCGGGGCGGCTGTGGAGGAGGCTGCGGAGGAGGATCCGGAGGAGGCTGCGGAGGAGGAGGGAGTTGGCGGCTCCGAGGCCCGGGCAGCCGGCCCCGTCCGCGGCGGGCGCTCGGCGGTCCTCCCTCGCTCGGCTCCTTTGCTCATATTTGGACTCGGCTGCCCGTGCCCAGGAATTTCCCGTCATGCCTCCCGCCGCCCCGTCCGTCGCCCGagccgggagggagggaggcggaggCTCGgccagcggcggcggcggccccggccCTCCATGCGCCCGCGGCGGACCCTCCCGCGCCCCCTCTCGCTCCGCCTCGGCCTGGctctcggcctcggcctctgccTGGCCGCGGCGCGGGGAGCCGCGCACTCGGGTAAGTTTGGGCTCCCGCCCGCCTCGCCTCCGCCGCCTCCCCCGCCCGCCCTGCCAGGTTGAGGGTGACCCCGACCCCGGATGCCCCGAGCGCCGCCGCGCCCGCCGGCCGCCCGCGGGGACACCCCTTCCCGGGCCGAGGAGGGGCGCGCGGGGGAGCGC
Protein-coding regions in this window:
- the MSRB3 gene encoding methionine-R-sulfoxide reductase B3 isoform X4, which produces MQGVVLRIITPVRCVEDRSPERVPGWQRRSSLTLPHLENCQTFLSPHYQSSQVFRGGARVSSNPLNVLPRVSGSPSGLLVLVSLFPAASGVSGGPVGGMLCSALGPQHWRDAPRQRGSSPGWRAAAGGPGAAVEEAAEEDPEEAAEEEGVGGSEARAAGPVRGGRSAVLPRSAPLLIFGLGCPCPGISRHASRRPVRRPSREGGRRRLGQRRRRPRPSMRPRRTLPRPLSLRLGLALGLGLCLAAARGAAHSGSCRDQKSCKVVFSQQELRKRLTPLQYHVTQEKGTESAFEGEYIHHKDPGIYKCVVCGTPLFNDGPEFIYWTIMQVLHVQPFKLSHISGLAPWPSG
- the MSRB3 gene encoding methionine-R-sulfoxide reductase B3 isoform X5, encoding MQGVVLRIITPVRCVEDRSPERVPGWQRRSSLTLPHLENCQTFLSPHYQSSQVFRGGARVSSNPLNVLPRVSGSPSGLLVLVSLFPAASGVSGGPVGGMLCSALGPQHWRDAPRQRGSSPGWRAAAGGPGAAVEEAAEEDPEEAAEEEGVGGSEARAAGPVRGGRSAVLPRSAPLLIFGLGCPCPGISRHASRRPVRRPSREGGRRRLGQRRRRPRPSMRPRRTLPRPLSLRLGLALGLGLCLAAARGAAHSGSCRDQKSCKVVFSQQELRKRLTPLQYHVTQEKGTESAFEGEYIHHKDPGIYKCVVCGTPLFNLVDWLLLHYLDL
- the MSRB3 gene encoding methionine-R-sulfoxide reductase B3 isoform X3 codes for the protein MQGVVLRIITPVRCVEDRSPERVPGWQRRSSLTLPHLENCQTFLSPHYQSSQVFRGGARVSSNPLNVLPRVSGSPSGLLVLVSLFPAASGVSGGPVGGMLCSALGPQHWRDAPRQRGSSPGWRAAAGGPGAAVEEAAEEDPEEAAEEEGVGGSEARAAGPVRGGRSAVLPRSAPLLIFGLGCPCPGISRHASRRPVRRPSREGGRRRLGQRRRRPRPSMRPRRTLPRPLSLRLGLALGLGLCLAAARGAAHSGSCRDQKSCKVVFSQQELRKRLTPLQYHVTQEKGTESAFEGEYIHHKDPGIYKCVVCGTPLFNDGPEFIYWTIMQVLHVICSEFLYLFFMLKSQPFKLSHISGLAPWPSG